TGTTGGTCACGCGGTTGCGAAGGAGGCCGCCGATCATGAACGATTGGCCCGAGCCCAGTTCGACCGTGGTTTCGGCGCGACGCGTGGTCAGCGCCGGGACCAGGAAGTTGTTGAGCCGGACGGCGCCTTCGTTGGACAGTTCGCTGACTTCCGGTCGGACGCGCATCGAAATGCGGCCATCCGCCAGAACGATCGGCGTGAAGGCCAGGCCGACACCATATTGCTTGTATTCGATGGTGATCGATCCAAGCGACTGAGACACCGGGATCGGGAATTCGCCGCCCGCGAGGAAGCTTGCGGTTTCGCCCGACAGCGCAGTCAGGTTCGGCTCCGCCAACGTCTTCACGCTGCCGTCATTTTCGAGCAGGTCGAGGGTGCCGAGCACGTCGAGGCCAAGGATCTTCCCGAACATGCCGATGGACGTGCCGTCGGCGATGGTCTTGAAGCGAACGCTGTCCGTCCCCGGAAGGGCGCCCGTGATCGGATCGATCTCACCGGTGATCGTGCCGCTGATGGGATCATAAACCCCAGGAACGGTGCGGATCGATCCGGGATCGCCGCGGCCGATGCCGCCAAGCAGGCCGCCGCTCCGGTCGCGAGTCAGCAGGTTGACGCCGACCTCCTTGATCAGCGTGCGGTTGATTTCAGCGATGCGGACGCGAAGATTCACCTGCAGCGGAGTCGCCGTCTTCAGTCGGTTGATCGGCACGATGTCGAGCACATCGCCATCTTTCTTGCCGGGATTGAGGTAGGCGGCGACCAGGGCTTGCGCCTGCGCCGCATCTTCCGGCGAAGCGACCGTCCCGTTCATTACCGCGACCTGCCCGATGGGCGTCACAGTGATGTTCGATTCGGGCATTGCGGCGCGAAGCACCTCGTTGACCGATGACAGGTTCTGGCTGACACGGACGTTGGTCGCGTAAACTACCGACCCGTCGGCCGCCGTCGCGATCAGCGTCGCTTCGCCGGATTTCTTCCCGAACAGGTTGAGCTGGCGCGCGTTGGTCACGTGGACATCGGCAACGTCGGGGTTGGATACCCACACGTCGGCAATCTTGCGCGGCGCGTTGACGACCTGGCCTTCGCCGATCGACAGGACCGTCACGCCGCTGGGGCGATAGGTCCGCGACGACTGGGCGTCCGCCGGAAAGGCCGTGCCGACGGTGCCCATGGCGATGGCCAAAGCGGCGAAGGCCGTGCCGAGGCGTGCCCGGCGAGTGATGTTGCGATTGGTCATGTTAGCGAGCTCCCACCGGAACGACGGTGACATTGTTGCCGCGAGTGACTCGGACAGCGGGTCCGGTCGGAGCGGGCGCGGCGCCGGGTGCTCCTGCGATGGCTTGGCCAAGTCCCTTGCCGAAGCCGGCCATGGCTGCCGCCATTTTCGAAGCTTCGTCCTGCTGGCGCGCAGGCACGGTACGGCGCTGGAAGCGCGACACGTCGCCACCCGTGCTGAAGGTCGGGTTGGCATCGAGAGGCCGATTGGCGACGGCGAGCAGCATCTGCCGCTCCTGCGCCGGGTTGACGCCCGCCGGAACCTTGACCTCACCGGCTGCGACTGCACGCTCCAGCTCGGCCGTGCTGTCGGCGATCGAGCGCAGGGACAGCGACAGGGTGCCGACGCTCTGGGCGACGACGATCTTCTCGGCCAGGCGGGGCGTGACTTCGATGGTGACATTGGAGAAGGTCCGGACCTGGGTCTTGCCTTCCGCGTCGGTGCTGCTGATGCGCTGGTCGGTCGCAAGCACGCGAATGTTGCGAACGATGGTTTCGGA
The sequence above is drawn from the Sphingomonas lutea genome and encodes:
- a CDS encoding type II and III secretion system protein family protein — translated: MTNRNITRRARLGTAFAALAIAMGTVGTAFPADAQSSRTYRPSGVTVLSIGEGQVVNAPRKIADVWVSNPDVADVHVTNARQLNLFGKKSGEATLIATAADGSVVYATNVRVSQNLSSVNEVLRAAMPESNITVTPIGQVAVMNGTVASPEDAAQAQALVAAYLNPGKKDGDVLDIVPINRLKTATPLQVNLRVRIAEINRTLIKEVGVNLLTRDRSGGLLGGIGRGDPGSIRTVPGVYDPISGTITGEIDPITGALPGTDSVRFKTIADGTSIGMFGKILGLDVLGTLDLLENDGSVKTLAEPNLTALSGETASFLAGGEFPIPVSQSLGSITIEYKQYGVGLAFTPIVLADGRISMRVRPEVSELSNEGAVRLNNFLVPALTTRRAETTVELGSGQSFMIGGLLRNRVTNTVEKAPFLGDLPILGSLFRSTAYRRDETELVIIVTPYLVRPASKQLALPTDGYRVPTDTDRILEGKTYDGVSGPRGVQPTAIPAQPLPSPAMSSAPAIGGAAAVAPGFKL
- the cpaB gene encoding Flp pilus assembly protein CpaB, whose amino-acid sequence is MNVKKIALLVGALVIAVVTAVMAKNMFAGAGAQQAQAAPVPDGPKVLVAKKSLPVGTIIDAESFAYQPWPKELMQGAYYVEGAPDGDPKALMGTVVRYALTAGQPATRGSLVGPNDRGFLAAALSPGMRAITVPVNASTGVAGFVFPGDRVDMVLTQEVKGGGDGDPLKVSETIVRNIRVLATDQRISSTDAEGKTQVRTFSNVTIEVTPRLAEKIVVAQSVGTLSLSLRSIADSTAELERAVAAGEVKVPAGVNPAQERQMLLAVANRPLDANPTFSTGGDVSRFQRRTVPARQQDEASKMAAAMAGFGKGLGQAIAGAPGAAPAPTGPAVRVTRGNNVTVVPVGAR